The DNA segment TGTCTGTTGGGTATATTGGTGTATGGGTGAAATGATACTTTTTAAGATGAGTTTGAAATCCACTCTCCTAGAACCCGGGGCTCCGGGACCCCCGTGCCATTTGCGCCACGTTTTCAGCGCTGCTCCCACCTTCTCTGGCCCAGCGCCTCCTGGCCCGTCCCCACGCTCAGATCCCCATTCCTGCAGATTCTCTCATCTCCTGGCTTCCCTTTCTGCTCcctgctttctctcccttcctttggcTGCCTGTCCGCTCCCCGAGCATGACGCGGCCCTGCTGTTCTCGCCCTGTCCCGCCCGTCCGCAGCCCTGCCCGGACGTGTACTGGTTCCCTCTGCTGTCTGAGCAAATGTGCGATGAGCTGGTGGAAGAAACGGAGCATTACGGCCAGTGGTCAGGAGGCCGGCATGaggtgaggggctggggcaggggggaggggggccccaggaggagggaggtgaaACTTCCCTGATTGAGGAAAAATGGAATCCAGAGAGTGGGAGCAAAGAGGGGTCCCCAAGGGGGAGGGGCCCACAGGAGGCACAGctgtattcattcactcatccattcgtTCAAGTAACATTTACGGGGTGGGTCCTAGACGCCAGCCCCTGACCTGGGCGGTGCAGGTCGAGCTCTGCCCTCCTGGGTCTCACCTGctgtcagcagcagcagcaacccaGCTTCTAAAGGCTGTGATGGGCAGCCCGGGTGCTGCAGGAGTCTCAGGAGGGACCCTTGACCCAGACGTGGGGGGACCAAGGggcttcacagaagaggtgaCATCTTAGCTGACACTTAGAGGACAGGAGGAGTGAGTCAAGCTAAGAAGTGGTCGAGACTTCCAGACGGAGGGAATACAGGCTTTAAGGCCTGGGAGCaagaggagggggaggctggCACTGCCCTGTCGGCTCAGTGCCCGCTGCCCACAGGACTCAAGGCTGGCTGGAGGCTACGAGAACGTGCCCACCGTGGACATCCACATGAAGCAGGTGGGCTATGAGGACCAGTGGCTGCAGCTGCTGAGGACGTACGTGGGGCCCATGACCGAGAGCCTGTTCCCCGGCTACCACACCAAGGTGGGCTGCTGCACTCGCCACCCCTGCACCTCCACCTTCCCACACCCCGTCCGGTTGGACGTCTCCACATGATGCCTTTTTGGCCCCCGTGGTGTTTGGGGCCCCATAAAACGAGATCCTACAGGGGGGCAGCCCTGGGGGAGGCAGCCCGCAGGTACCAGTgagaacccctcccctcccccggacCTGATGGCCATccctccagcctctcctcccGTGTCCCTGTCACAGACCCGGGCGGTGATGAACTTCGTGGTCCGCTACCGGCCAGATGAGCAGCCGTCTCTGCGGCCACATCACGACTCGTCCACCTTCACCCTCAACGTCGCCCTCAACCACAAGGGCCTGGATTACGAGGTGAGTCCCTACTGCCCTCCACTTCGGGGCGCCCCCAGGGCCCCTCCCCACACGCAGGACCCTGTGTCCCGCCCCCTCACCATCCCTGCACACACCCCTCGTCACCTCCCGCCCCCTTGTCTGCCTTCTCTGTATTTCTCAGTGACTTCGTGGGTATCCTCTGGACCCCTTCCAGGCTGGCAGCCTCACCCTTTCTCCTGGGTCTCCCATCTGCTGGTGCCCAAACCTCCTGTGTCCTCCCTCCCTGATTCCCCCGGTCGGGCTCTCCCCGCTCTGGCAGCCCGCCGCCCAGTCCCCGCTTCCGCTCACTCTGCACTCCTGCCCCTTCTCGTCTTCCCAGGGAGGTGGCTGCCGCTTCCTGCGCTACGACTGCGTGGTGTCGTCCCCCCGGAAGGGCTGGGGGCTCCTGCACCCTGGCCGCCTCACCCACTACCACGAGGGGCTGCCCACCACTCGAGGCACTCGCTACATCATGGTGTCCTTTGTGGACCCCTGACGCTCCACCACTCTGCCCAAGCTTCCCTGCCATTGTGCCTTCCTGTGCCCCCCTCCTCCTCGGAGGGGGTCTGTCCGGCTCCTCGCCTCCTGGGTGTATGTTCCGTGTGCCTGGGACTGAATGTGTCACCTCGCTCCCCGCCACGCGGCCCTCAGGAAGCTCAGGGAGCCCCCTGGCTCCACCCCTCAGCCCCCAAGAGTTCCCAGGGAGAGGGCTTCTGGGTGTTCACCATGtgataaattattgtttttcagTCTCCCTCTCAATAAAAGAGGATTTGTAATTCTTGAgtccatttattctttcatctacCTGTGGACCCCGTATCCCTCCCGCCACCCAGTGTAGAGGGGAGACCCGGGATCTTCCAGaggaaatgaacagagaagaagaaaaggcagaaacaTGATTTTAGAGCAGAGCGGGAGCCTGGAAGCTTCCCTGGCTCCCATGTCTAACTCCCTGTCATTGCCAGAGCTGGGGGAGGACGTGAGGAGGGCCAGACCGAAAGAAGGACTTCCCTTGTTGGGCTGAGGTGAgaaccccccatccccacccctgcaaAGCCCCCAAGCTCTCCTCCCTGATTCTCTCCTCACCTGATGGCATCTTCTCCAGTGCATAACGTGTGGGGTGGCACAGCCCTAAGCTAAGCTCCAGGGACACTGCTGGGGAAGTAAGTCCCCCTGGGGGCGTGTGTTCTTTGAGGGAAGACAGGCTGGAACCTTCCTGTGGCTTCTTGCATCTAAGCTGTTAGGTGGAATCAGGAGAGGGGAATCCTAAGGGTCAGCCcaggaaagcttcctggaagaggggggATGGGATGCAGCCTTGCAAAAGACAAgactgggacttttttttttttttttaccggaacttctagtggtccagtggttaggactcctggCTTGCACTGCAGGGaccatgggttccatccctggtgagggaactaagatcccacaaggcaaggtgcagccaaaaaaaccccaaaacaagtGACGTTCCCTGACCTGGAAAAAGTGCTGGCTCTGCAGGCCTCTGGTCAATGTTGAACAGGGCCATGGTCACAGTGATGACTGGCCCCAGCCCACTGGAGGGTGTGCCCACAGACCAGTGGGCTCTCTCTTGGAGGGGTTCCCCAATCCTTAGCCTCTCCCATAAAACCGTTCCCTCTGGAGGTCTCCCCACAGAGGCCTAAGCTACTCCTTAGGGAATATATCCTCCTGCAGGTCACCTACCGTTTAGGCGCCAGGTCCGGGTGACAAATGGGGAGCTCTGCTCTTCAGGGTACACACACATGGCAACCCCTGCTGGCCCAGACCTCTCCCAACCCTGCTCCTCACAGGGAGCCGGTCCTGACTTCCACAAAGCTAAACACCTTCCTCACCCCCAGGCTCCAAGCCACAGCCCTGGTCTTTCCTTTCGGTCCTACTGGTCACAGCCCTGTGAGCCCCAGTAGTGGTTAACCCTTCCATGCCGGGGTTCACAGTGCTCCAATGTGCAGGTCAGCAGCGGGGGCGGAAGCGAGGGCAGAATCCAGGCCAGGGGTCAGGACCAGTGGGTTGGGTCAAAGAAGGTACGCTTCACGGCCGTGGTGGCTCCTGGGTGACTCCCCTCTGCATCCTCCTCCAGCCACCTCTTCCGGGGCCTCCAAGTGTTTGCCGTCCTGCAATGGGTCTTCCCCTTTTGGGGGGCTCACTGAGTCCCTGAAGACCTGAGGAACCCTGCGCCTGGCACTCTGCTTCCCCATTCCAgtacgggagggagggaggcagggcaggggtctgtggggtggagagagggagaaagacgtAGATTGGACAGATGCGCCTGAAACCATGGAACAGGgaagggggaaagcgggggacCTGGGATTCGAACCTCTAGATCCTGAGTCCCCACACCCCCCCACGTACTGCCACCACCTCCCGCCCAGGTGTGCCTGGGACTCGAACCTCTGGATCCTGAGTCCCCACAACCCCCCACGCACCGCCACCACCTCCCGCCCAGGTGTCCCTGGCTGCCTTGCTCCTGTATTCCTGGGCCGGGCCTGGATCCTAGCGGTCCTCGACCTGGTCTGACTCCATGGAGATAGAAACACACCTGGGGCAGGGGGCCGCTGCTCTGCCTGGGTCCACAACTGGGCCATCCGGAGACATATCCGTGACCACCTCCCCATCTCGGCAAGGCGCTCGGGAACGGTGCGCTGGCTGGGAGCAGGGCTTCAGAATGGACTCTCGGGACCTTCACCCCCGAAGTCCAATGTCAGCTCCCCAGTGGGGTGTCCCCCAGCTGGTTAAAACCGCAGATCCAGGTCCCTCCTGGAACTACCTGTTTGGCTTCCACCCTCACGGGGTCCTGGTCAGCGGGGCCTGCAGCAACTTCTGCACAGAGGCCACTGGCTTCTCCCACCTCTTCCctcacctccagccccacctgctcACGCTGCCCTGTTGGTTCCAGCTCCCTGTCTTCCGGGACTACATCATGTGTGCTGGTGAGGAGAGCGCTGCGTCTCAGGAGCCCCAGTGCCTGCTGTCACCTCCTAactgccctcctcctcccgcATGCGGGCACTTGGTCCCACCTCTACTTACCTTCCCAGAGCCCTGCGCCCTCTTTTCTGGAAGAATCAGGCGTCAGGTCCCCCAGCCTCCGCCCTCTCTCGCAGGATCAGTGCCCTCGGACAAGGCCAGCGCCTCCTATCTCTTGTCCCTGCCCGGGGTCCTCCTGGCCGTGGGAGGGCCCCTGGAGGCGTGGGAGGCAAAGCCCGGAGCGCTGAGCTTGCGAATTCGGAATCAGAAGAGATTTGTCAAGTTGGCGCTGGAAGAGGACAGCGCTGCCCGGGAGGGAGCGCAGCGCGCGCCGGGCGGGGTCCGGAGTCAGTTGctcccccagggcctccctggtgccAGCCTTCTCTTTCGGAGAGAACTAGCTCATCCAGCAGTTTCCGAACCCGCCGGGCTCATGGGTGCGAAGGACACAGGAAGCGCTGCAGCCACTGCTGAGAATGGCCCTGCCGCTGTTCCACGGCCCCCGGGGCCTCCTCCTGCCCTTCCGCACGCCCATCCACACCGTCGGCGAGCCCCGGCCTCTACCCGCTCCGCTATCCGGCCCGCCCACCTGCTTCTCCCGGGCTGAAGGCCCCTGCACCCTTCCCGCGCCGGAGGTGAAGGTCCCCCCTGTTGGGGCGTGAAATCCTGGATTCCGGCCACGCCTCCAGGCTGCCTTTGGCAACCGCGCCAGCCCTGAACTCTGTCCCAGTTAATCGCGGCGAGCGAGAAGGTGACCTGCGGGCGGCTGCTAGCGACCATCCCTCTGGCCTCCTGTTCCGCCCACAGTGGGGGCCCCAATCCCGGCGCAGCGAACCCCGCGGCCCAGCCGGGCGCAGGTGGACGCGCAGCACGAGGTCTACTTGGAGCGGCTCAAGCAGCTGTTGAAAGAGCACATGGCGCGCTCTGGCGTCCCCGCCGACAGGCACCTCCCCCCACCTAGACGCGCCGCCGGCCCCCACCGGTGCCCTCGGTGACTGCGGGTGAGGACTGAAATTAAAGGCGGGTACAGAcctgcggtgtgtgtgtgtgtgtttgtacttgGCGGGGCAAGTTCGCGCGCCTGGCCGGGCCTCGGAGGGGACCAGACACTCCCGGAGACGCGCAAACACACCCGGGGCGCGCGTCCAGGATCTGCCGGCCGCACTTGAGATCAAAGAGTCTCGGCTGGGACCCAGTCGGTGGGCTCTCCGGCTTCTTCTGCGACCGCTCCCCACAACGATTCCTAATGCACGCGGGGGTGGACCTCCAGCGCACGGCCCCTACCccggctcccagccccgcccagcgGCCAGCCCAGACCTACCGTATGGAGTTCAAAGATCAGTGTGTGAAGACCTGTGGCGCTCCGGATCCCAAGGTCTCCCCATCCACACAGCCCTCTACAAGCAACTCCGGGAGGCCCCAGGGGCGTGGCCACTCGGACGAGAAAGGCTTCCCCGGCTCGTACCGAAATCTTCATCGTTTGTCCTCCGGGTCCTGGAGCCCTGCTGGCAGAAGGGGAGCGAATGGGAGTCTCCACAGCCCCGCCGCCCTCCCGCAGTATGAAAACCCTGAAGAAGCGGCGGCTAGAAGTACTGAGCTCCTGCTATACTGAGCGCCTGCTATACTGAGCGCCTGCTATACTGCGCGCCTACTATACTGAGCGCCTACTGCTACGTGCGCACTTGCCTCTTCACGGGTGAGTGGTGCCCGGGGTCCACTGGGGAAGGAGGCaagtgggagggtggggggagaaaggCTGGAGCCCCACCTGCCAGGATGTCCGAGGGtcaagggaaaggggaggggccaGAGGTCCAGCTGGGAGATGGCCAGTGATCTCATTggtgagggtggaggggaggagccaCTGGAGTTTCAAAAGCTatagttcatttttctttcccatgtttcccccaggctccttctgttcccttcttctcttcctcctcttcacgTCGCTCTGGTATTTCTCTGTTCTCTGCTTGGTGTggttcttcctggaccgggacacacaccccgccccccagGTGAGCACTAAACAAGGACCCAAGTAGTGAGAGGTGATAAATGGTGACTCCAGGAACTCTCCCACCCTCATCTGTCTGCCCAAGGAGGAAGGCGTTCTGAGTGGATGAGGAACTGGACTGTTTGGAAGCACCTAAGGGATTATTTTCCCATTAAGGCAACAGGCCACCCTCCAAGGAGATGCTCTGGTTCCTCCCTTTCCCCTATGTACCCCCCCTACTCACCCCTCCCTATGCTGGAGTCTGAGCCCCCCAGCTGCCTAAGTTCAGgcaatgggggaggggtgggatggtgtACCAGAGGGGGCCCCTTGTGCCCTTGACCCCATCGTAGGACCTTGAACTCTAACCCTAAGTTAAGTCTGTTGGTGTGGAGGGAATTCTGTTCAGCAGGTAGCCTGCTGTCTAtgctttcttcccctcctcctgcccactgCCCCCAAAACTGGTGAAAACGGTAGAGCTGCCCCCTGACCGGAACTACCTGCTGGTCGCTCACCCACATGGGATCATGGCCATGGGAATCCTCTGTAACTTCTCCACTGAGAGCTCCAGCTTCTCCCAGCAGTTCCCCAGGCTTCGGCCCTTGACGGCCATGCTGAATGGCCTCCTCCATTTCCCAGTCTATCGAGGCTACCTTCTATCCTTTGCTGAGTCTTGAGCTAAGGGGAGGAGGCAGCCACCCCCCCACAGTGACCCCCACCCACCATTCCGTCCAGGGACCTGGCTTGAACGTTGGCCAGGCTCACAGTGGGCGTCGGTGAATGGCTTTGGAGCAAGCGTCCTGCATCCTTGCTGGGAGAGGTGCTGCAGGGCGCACTGACATGGGCACAGGGGTAGGGGAGCTTGGAAGGAAAGGGATGGGGGGCTCACCCTTCCTAGGCTAAGGGGTGGAGCCAAGGACGGGGTGGTGACTGTTCCCACACCTCCTCGTACCTGCGGGAGGATGTTCCGTGGACCAGCAGAGCCTGGATTTTATTCTGTCTCAGCCTCACGTCGGGCAGGCTGTGGTCGTCCTGGTTAGGGGGCCCACGAGTCCCTGTATGCCGTCCCAGGGGAGCACTGCCTCACTGTCCAGAATCGGAAAGGCTTTGTCCACCTGGCACTGAGGCACGGGTGAGTGGGTGCCCAGGGGTGCTGCCCTGAATGCTCAGAAGCCACAGTGCGTCTGGGGATCTGCACTGTCTGTCCCTACACACCCGCACCCCTGTAGGtgggcctgtgtgtccccagagCTTACACTGTGACCACACCTAGAGGGCGCTCTTGCCCCTTGAGTGTttcctctgtgccaagcactggtgCCAGTTCCCCAGGCTTCCTCCCAGGCGGAGAGAGACAGGATCACAGTGCAAGTCACAGGACCCCGGGGCTCAGACGCCCTTGGTTCAAATTCTTTTATGACACCCTCTCAAAGGCAAATGCTTGCACGCTTCCTTACTTGTGAAATAGGGTTAATACCTACCTGGCCACCATGTTGCACAGTCTTTCCTCAAGAAATGTAAATCCCTCTTTCAGATCTCTTTTGTAGCCACTGTCATTTGCTTCAAATGGCCTTGGGAAGTGGAATCATGTGAGGGAGGAATTTGGGGCACGCCTTGAGACACTGATCTGACCACCCGTCTTCTCTCTTGCCGCCCCTTCCCAGCACTTCTCTGGTGCCCGTGTACTCCTTTGGGGAGAATGATATCTTCAGAGTTAAGGCTTTTGCCCCAGACTTGTGGCAGCATCTGTGCTAGAAGATGCTGGGCTTCAAGAAGCTCCTGGGCTTTTCTCCTTGCATCTTCCGGGGCTGTGGTCTCTTCTCAGCCAACTCCTGGGGCTTGGTGCCCTTCTCCAGGCCCATGACCACTGTGGGTGAGTGTGCCCGTCTCCATGGGAGAAGGCTGCCATCAGCTTCATAAGCAGCACGTCACCTgtgtctcccctctcccctcagtgGGCTGCCCCATCCTGGTGCCCCAGTGTCTCGGGCCCACCGAGGAACAGGTTGACCACTCTCACATGCTCTACGTGAAGGCTCTGGAGCAGCTGTTTGATGAGCACAAGGAAAGCTGCGGTGTCCCAGCTTCCACTCGACCCACCTTCATCTAGCCCCGGCcttacccctccccccacactcACCAGCCCCACCAGCCCCTGATCCCGGTGCCGTGAGACCCCCACCTACTGCCATACTACTGCACCAATAAAAGGTAGTTCTCTCACACCACTACTTCATAGAATCGGACGCCCACCATCGGATTCCCAGCTCCACCAGCAACTGACCGTAGCCTTATCCAAGTCACTTAAGCTtttcaaacctcagtttcctccttataACACGGGGCTACCTACTTCAGAGTTGCAgggtttctaatttttattgaaatacaacaCAGAGAAGTGCACAGATCACAAGGGCACGGCTTGATTTTTCATCCACTGAACATACACGGGGTTGTCCTGGGAAGTGAATGAGAGGTACTCAGGCTCATGGGACGGCTGCACTGGCATCCTTATGTATGGATTGAGAAGAACTGTCAGCCATCGTCCTCCCACCCATCTCTACCCTTGGATTTCTCTGCTGGGTGGGTGCCCACTCACCCAGTATGGAGCCAGGAGGAAACATCTGGAAGCcttttcagagaaagaagagagcgaGCGATCAGCACTTggatgggctgggctggggacgAGCCTTTTGAATGGGTAGAGGAGTCGACCCAGCAGGCTGGAGGAGGTTAGGGTCCATTAGAGCATCATTACAGCTGTTTCGGAAGCTCCAGCCCCAGACAGTGAGAATCCCACTGCGCCCGGGGCTATCCCCACTCACCTGCCACCCATGCAGACCCTAATGTGGGCTCTTCTACAGACCTATTTCTGGTCATTCTTCCAGAGCTCCAGCCCCAGTGGGTCCTCCCCTACTGCTAGTCCTTGCAGCCCTGAAAAGCCAACCCATCTGTAGACAAAACATAGCATCTGCGTATCCGAGGAGCTTAATATCCTGCACTGCCCGCTGCTACCAGACGTTATCATTCCCCGGTAACATGCTAGGGATGCCAGAATCACCCTCAccgccttcctctctccccaccttccaGAGCCCCAGTCACACTTCCTGGCCTCCTGTCTTCTTCTTCCTGTCTTCTTAGCTGCTTCTCTTACTCCAGGCCCCCATCCCTCCCGTGGACTTCCTCTGGGACCATTCCTCAGAGAGGAGGGGTCTTGCCTCTCATCTCCCATCTAACACCTTCTCACGCTGGCAAGATGCTCTCCCTAAAACACTGTTTTCATCATGCCATTCCTCCTGTTCACTGGGACCGGATCCTCATTGTCAGAAGGTGTGAACTCCTCAGCACAGCATTGGAGACACCCCACAAACAGAGCCCTACCCTGTAGACACACAGGGTACCAGACACAGAAAAGTGCTGTCTGCTTTTGCCTGGGTGCTGCATCCAGCGAGACGTGGTCTTTGTGCAAATTAGACAAAGAATGTTCCAGGTTGGGCGGTGACAAACATTTGCTATGGGATCTTTTCTTTGGGGGCCGGTGCCACgtgcacagagagaagatgggtcACTAAACTGCCTAAAGGATCTATTGTAGTTTCAAGAGCTCTGGACTCCACAGTACAGAGCCGTCAAGGTTACCTGTCCCATTTCTCCTGCCGTGTATCTGGATAATAACCCCCAACACTGTGTGGTTTCTCCTCCTATC comes from the Delphinus delphis chromosome 15, mDelDel1.2, whole genome shotgun sequence genome and includes:
- the LOC132438272 gene encoding LOW QUALITY PROTEIN: putative diacylglycerol O-acyltransferase 2-like protein DGAT2L7P (The sequence of the model RefSeq protein was modified relative to this genomic sequence to represent the inferred CDS: substituted 1 base at 1 genomic stop codon), whose product is MDSRDLHPRSPMSAPQWGVPQLVKTADPGPSWNYLFGFHPHGVLVSGACSNFCTEATGFSHLFPHLQPHLLTLPCWFQLPVFRDYIMCAGEESAASQEPQCLLSPPNCPPPPACGHLVPPLLTFPEPCALFSGRIRRQVPQPPPSLAGSVPSDKASASYLLSLPGVLLAVGGPLEAWEAKPGALSLRIRNQKRFVKLALEVGENXLIQQFPNPPGSWVRRTQEALQPLLRMALPLFHGPRGLLLPFRTPIHTVVGAPIPAQRTPRPSRAQVDAQHEVYLERLKQLLKEHMARSGVPADRHLPPPRRAAGPHRCPR
- the MOGAT3 gene encoding LOW QUALITY PROTEIN: 2-acylglycerol O-acyltransferase 3 (The sequence of the model RefSeq protein was modified relative to this genomic sequence to represent the inferred CDS: inserted 1 base in 1 codon; deleted 1 base in 1 codon; substituted 1 base at 1 genomic stop codon) — translated: MGVSTAPPPSRSMKTLKKRRLEVLAPAILSACYTERLLYCAPTILSAYCYVRTCLFTGSFCSLLLFLLFTSLWYFSVLCLVWFFLDRDTPAQGGRRSEWMRNWTVWKHLRDYFPIKLVKTVELPPDRNYLLVAHPHGIMAMGILCNFSTESSSFSQQFPRLRPLTAMLNGLLHFPVYRGYLLSFGGCSVDQQSLDFILSQPHVGQAVVVLVXGAHESLYAVPGEHCLTVQNRKGFVHLALRHGTSLVPVYSFGENDIFRVKAFAPDLWQHLCXKMLGFKKLLGFSPCIFRGCGLFSANSWGLVPFSRPMTTVVGCPILVPQCLGPTEEQVDHSHMLYVKALEQLFDEHKESCGVPASTRPTFI